One genomic window of Ramlibacter agri includes the following:
- a CDS encoding tetratricopeptide repeat protein — protein sequence MNSTFEQARAFFLEGIAHYEAGRLPQAEQKFAAALALMPGRPSVLTNLGAVRLKLGRPADALDLLEEAIAQEPANAEALGHCGAAHAELGHREQALALFDRALAADPSRASVWTLRGTLLKELGRFDEAAASFEKALAQGGDPELNRYYLAGLAAARAPQYAPRHYVQALFDGYAAQFDSHLVQALNYQAPRLLTEPLAAAGRRYSHALDLGCGTGLCGHYLRAMAQRVTGVDLSPNMLQKAQVLDVYDELRQGDVLEFLGTAQEQYDLVVAADVFVYVGALDDVFRQLAQLVPAQGSFCFTVEESRDEDLVLRPSLRYAHSESYLRRLAQEHGFALARLEHAPVREDQRQPIPGLFVWMERV from the coding sequence ATGAACAGCACATTCGAACAGGCCCGCGCCTTCTTCCTCGAAGGCATCGCGCACTATGAAGCCGGGCGGCTGCCGCAGGCGGAGCAGAAGTTCGCCGCGGCGCTGGCGCTGATGCCGGGCCGCCCTTCGGTGCTGACCAACCTCGGCGCGGTCCGCCTGAAGCTGGGCCGGCCGGCCGATGCGCTGGACCTGCTGGAAGAAGCCATCGCCCAGGAGCCCGCCAATGCCGAAGCCCTGGGACACTGCGGCGCCGCGCACGCCGAACTGGGGCACCGCGAGCAGGCACTGGCGCTGTTCGACCGCGCGCTGGCGGCCGACCCGTCGCGGGCCTCGGTCTGGACCTTGCGCGGCACGCTGCTGAAGGAACTGGGCCGCTTCGACGAGGCCGCGGCTTCGTTCGAGAAGGCGCTGGCGCAAGGCGGCGACCCGGAGTTGAACCGCTACTACCTGGCCGGCCTGGCGGCGGCGCGGGCGCCGCAGTACGCGCCGCGCCACTACGTGCAGGCGCTGTTCGACGGCTATGCCGCGCAGTTCGACAGCCACCTGGTGCAGGCGCTGAACTACCAGGCGCCGCGCCTGCTGACCGAACCACTGGCGGCCGCCGGCCGCCGCTATTCACACGCGCTGGACCTGGGTTGCGGCACGGGCCTGTGCGGCCATTACCTGCGCGCCATGGCGCAGCGCGTCACCGGCGTCGACCTGTCGCCCAATATGCTGCAGAAGGCGCAGGTGCTGGACGTCTACGACGAACTGCGGCAAGGCGACGTGCTCGAATTCCTGGGCACGGCGCAGGAGCAGTACGACCTGGTCGTGGCGGCCGACGTCTTCGTCTACGTCGGGGCGCTGGACGATGTCTTCCGCCAGCTCGCGCAGCTGGTGCCGGCGCAGGGCAGCTTCTGCTTCACCGTCGAAGAGTCGCGCGACGAGGACCTGGTGCTGCGTCCCAGCCTGCGCTACGCGCACTCCGAAAGCTACTTGCGGCGCCTGGCGCAGGAACATGGCTTCGCGCTGGCGCGCCTGGAGCATGCGCCCGTCCGCGAAGACCAGCGGCAGCCGATCCCCGGCCTGTTCGTCTGGATGGAGAGGGTTTAA
- a CDS encoding O-acetylhomoserine aminocarboxypropyltransferase/cysteine synthase family protein, with the protein MSQNDHEYGFGTRAVHAGAIPDPVTGARAVPIHQTTSFVFDSAEHAASLFNLQTFGNVYSRISNPTVAVLEERVAALEGGRAALACATGMAAQMTAILAILKAGDHIVAASTLYGGTVGQLGIGFGRLGIATTFVDPEDPENFRRAIRPNTRAVYGETLGNPLVNVLDIAAVANIAHEHGLPLIVDNTVASPYLCNPFAFGADIVVHSATKYLGGHGTTMAGVVVESGKFDWGSGLAAQKFPEMLEPSRAYHGVKFYETFGDFGYTMKARMEVNRTFGGALSPLNAWLILQGIETLHLRMQAHCRNTRRVAEFLSEHPLVGWVNYPGLESSPHYALAKKQFRAIDGQPGASGILTFGIRADDPVKAGERFIDACEFLSHLANIGDAKTLVIHPASTTHRQLNEEELAQAGVRPDMIRLSVGIEDVEDILWDVDQALRAAV; encoded by the coding sequence ATGAGCCAGAACGACCACGAGTACGGTTTCGGTACGCGCGCGGTGCATGCCGGCGCCATCCCCGACCCCGTGACCGGCGCCCGCGCCGTCCCCATCCACCAGACCACCAGCTTCGTGTTCGACTCCGCCGAACACGCGGCCAGCCTGTTCAACCTGCAGACCTTCGGCAACGTCTACAGCCGCATCAGCAATCCGACGGTGGCGGTGCTGGAGGAACGCGTGGCGGCGCTCGAAGGCGGGCGCGCGGCGCTGGCCTGCGCCACCGGCATGGCGGCGCAGATGACCGCCATCCTCGCCATCCTGAAGGCCGGCGACCACATCGTTGCCGCCTCCACGCTGTATGGCGGCACGGTGGGCCAGCTGGGCATAGGCTTCGGCCGGCTCGGCATAGCGACGACCTTCGTCGACCCCGAGGACCCGGAGAACTTCCGCCGCGCGATCCGTCCCAACACCCGCGCCGTCTATGGCGAGACGCTGGGAAACCCGCTGGTGAACGTGCTCGACATCGCAGCGGTGGCGAACATCGCGCACGAACACGGCCTGCCGCTGATCGTCGACAACACGGTGGCCAGCCCCTACCTGTGCAACCCCTTCGCCTTCGGCGCCGACATCGTGGTGCACAGCGCCACCAAGTACCTGGGCGGCCACGGCACCACCATGGCCGGCGTGGTCGTGGAGTCGGGCAAGTTCGACTGGGGCAGCGGCCTCGCGGCGCAGAAGTTTCCCGAAATGCTGGAGCCGAGCCGCGCCTACCATGGCGTCAAGTTCTACGAGACCTTCGGCGACTTCGGCTACACGATGAAGGCGCGCATGGAGGTGAACCGCACCTTCGGCGGCGCGCTGTCGCCGCTGAACGCCTGGCTGATCCTGCAGGGCATCGAGACGCTGCACCTGCGCATGCAGGCGCATTGCCGCAACACGCGCCGCGTGGCGGAGTTCCTGAGCGAGCATCCGCTGGTGGGCTGGGTCAACTACCCCGGCCTCGAGTCCTCGCCGCACTACGCGCTGGCGAAGAAGCAGTTCCGCGCCATCGACGGCCAGCCGGGCGCCTCGGGCATCCTCACCTTCGGCATCCGTGCCGACGACCCGGTGAAGGCGGGCGAGCGCTTCATCGACGCTTGCGAGTTCCTCAGCCACCTGGCCAACATCGGCGACGCCAAGACCTTGGTGATCCATCCGGCGTCCACCACGCACCGCCAGCTGAACGAGGAAGAACTGGCCCAGGCCGGCGTGCGGCCGGACATGATCCGGCTGTCGGTGGGCATCGAGGATGTCGAGGACATCCTCTGGGACGTCGACCAGGCCTTGCGGGCGGCCGTTTAA
- a CDS encoding IclR family transcriptional regulator, protein MSDVKSAKRVLEILRFFAEEQAPASLARISTALDLPKSSCLALLETLVTEGYAYQTDGRYYLTSRWLREAQAVASHDQVALRCRPTLEKLAQTVGETVILAQLSRDKVVYLDVIEAERVLRFSAHVGQHKPIHAGASGHALLAGLPEQEMQALAASLDYHAFTQSTVTTPKALARRVEEGRKRGWHVNLGEHQADTVSIAVPAMLDGALLALVVGAPMSRLGPEVDKIGAALKRAAAELASLQRQ, encoded by the coding sequence ATGAGCGACGTCAAGAGCGCCAAGCGCGTGCTCGAAATCCTGCGTTTCTTCGCCGAGGAACAGGCGCCGGCCTCGCTGGCGCGCATCTCCACGGCCCTCGACCTGCCGAAATCCAGTTGCCTGGCGCTGCTGGAAACGCTGGTCACCGAGGGCTACGCGTACCAGACCGACGGCCGTTACTACCTCACGAGCCGCTGGCTGCGCGAAGCCCAGGCCGTGGCCTCGCACGACCAGGTGGCCTTGCGTTGCCGCCCCACGCTCGAAAAGCTGGCGCAGACCGTGGGCGAGACGGTGATCCTGGCCCAGCTCTCGCGCGACAAGGTGGTGTACCTCGACGTGATCGAGGCCGAGCGCGTGCTGCGCTTCTCGGCGCACGTCGGCCAGCACAAGCCGATCCACGCCGGCGCCTCGGGGCACGCGCTGCTGGCCGGCCTGCCGGAACAAGAGATGCAAGCCCTGGCCGCAAGCCTGGACTACCACGCGTTCACCCAGTCCACCGTCACCACGCCGAAGGCGCTGGCCAGGCGCGTCGAAGAAGGCCGCAAGCGCGGCTGGCACGTGAACCTGGGCGAACACCAGGCCGACACGGTGTCGATCGCCGTGCCCGCGATGCTCGATGGCGCCCTGCTCGCCCTGGTCGTGGGCGCGCCCATGAGCCGCCTCGGCCCCGAGGTGGACAAGATCGGCGCCGCGCTCAAGCGCGCCGCCGCCGAACTGGCTTCCCTGCAACGTCAATAA
- the priA gene encoding replication restart helicase PriA: MRLTVRVVVPTPAHSTLSEPLSYASELPLAPGTLVRVPLGRREVCGVVWDEAAEGEADLAPDQLKSVIAPLAQLPPLSEAWRQLVTFAANYYQRSLGEVAVAALPPQLRELDAAQLARRLKRAGPPGEGPAAPKGPPLTAEQAQALAAIDAEPGPFLLFGATGSGKTEVYLRAVQALLQREPQAQALVLVPEINLTPQLQARFVERFGEASVVAIHSGMTNPQRLRSWLAAHLGQARIVLGTRMAVFASLPALRLVAVDEEHDPSYKQQEGARYSARDLAIYRARLEGAKVVLGSATPSLESWSACERGRYRRLDMPARVGAGALPRVRVVNMNHQPRNTLFSEPLLAAVRERIARGEQSLIFLNRRGYSPVLACGACDWRSECPNCSAFRVFHKIDRTLRCHHCGYTERVPRACPACGNVDIAPLGRGTEQLEEQLAQLLADAQGPGGRPARIARMDADSTKAKGALEQQLAQVHAGEVDVLVGTQMVTKGHDFRRITLVAAVNPDSALYSSDFRAPERLFALLMQAAGRAGRDAAQAAASEMWVQTWNPEHALFMALRKHDFPAFAEQQLKERQAAAMPPFAFQAVLRAEGRTQEVAQQFLQAAADAAPGLDGSSHVFVYAPVPMTVQRVANVERAQLLVESTSRPALQAFLAAWQPVLQEQRIRGLIRWAVDVDPLVI, translated from the coding sequence ATGCGCCTGACGGTCCGGGTGGTGGTGCCCACGCCCGCGCACAGCACCCTCAGCGAACCCCTGAGCTATGCAAGTGAGCTTCCACTCGCCCCTGGCACCTTGGTCCGCGTGCCCCTGGGTCGCCGTGAAGTGTGCGGCGTCGTCTGGGATGAAGCCGCCGAGGGCGAAGCGGACCTCGCGCCGGACCAACTGAAGTCGGTGATCGCGCCGCTGGCGCAATTGCCGCCGCTGTCGGAAGCATGGCGACAGCTCGTTACGTTCGCCGCGAACTATTACCAGCGCAGCCTGGGAGAAGTGGCCGTGGCGGCGCTGCCGCCGCAGCTGCGCGAGCTGGACGCGGCGCAGCTCGCGCGTCGCCTCAAGCGCGCCGGCCCGCCCGGCGAAGGACCGGCGGCGCCCAAAGGCCCGCCGCTGACGGCCGAACAGGCGCAGGCGCTGGCGGCCATCGATGCCGAGCCGGGCCCCTTCCTCCTGTTCGGCGCCACCGGCAGCGGCAAGACCGAGGTCTACCTGCGCGCCGTGCAGGCCCTGCTGCAGCGCGAACCGCAGGCGCAGGCCCTGGTGCTGGTGCCGGAAATCAACCTCACGCCGCAGTTGCAGGCGCGCTTCGTCGAGCGCTTCGGCGAGGCATCCGTCGTGGCCATCCACAGCGGCATGACCAACCCGCAGCGCCTGCGCAGCTGGCTCGCCGCGCACCTGGGCCAGGCGCGCATCGTGCTGGGCACGCGCATGGCGGTGTTCGCTTCGCTGCCGGCGCTGCGCCTGGTCGCCGTCGACGAGGAGCACGACCCCAGCTACAAGCAGCAGGAAGGCGCACGCTATTCGGCGCGCGACCTCGCCATCTACCGCGCGCGGCTGGAAGGCGCGAAGGTGGTGCTGGGTTCGGCGACGCCTTCGCTGGAAAGCTGGTCCGCCTGCGAGCGCGGCCGCTACCGCCGCCTGGACATGCCCGCGCGCGTCGGCGCCGGTGCGCTGCCGCGCGTGCGGGTGGTCAACATGAACCACCAGCCGCGCAACACGCTGTTCTCCGAACCGCTGCTGGCGGCGGTGCGCGAACGCATCGCGCGCGGCGAGCAATCGCTGATCTTCCTCAACCGGCGCGGCTACTCGCCGGTGCTGGCCTGCGGCGCCTGCGACTGGCGCAGCGAATGCCCGAACTGCAGCGCCTTCCGCGTGTTCCACAAGATCGACCGCACGCTGCGCTGCCACCACTGCGGCTACACCGAGCGCGTGCCGCGCGCCTGCCCGGCCTGCGGCAACGTCGACATCGCGCCGCTGGGCCGCGGCACCGAGCAGCTGGAGGAACAGCTCGCCCAGCTGCTCGCCGATGCCCAAGGCCCCGGAGGCCGGCCGGCGCGCATCGCCCGCATGGACGCCGACAGCACCAAGGCCAAGGGCGCGCTGGAACAGCAGCTGGCGCAGGTGCACGCGGGCGAGGTCGACGTGCTGGTGGGCACGCAGATGGTCACCAAGGGCCACGACTTCCGCCGCATCACGCTGGTGGCGGCGGTGAACCCGGACTCGGCGCTTTATTCCAGCGACTTCCGCGCGCCGGAGCGCCTGTTCGCGCTGTTGATGCAGGCCGCGGGCCGGGCCGGCCGCGATGCCGCCCAGGCCGCCGCCAGCGAGATGTGGGTGCAGACCTGGAACCCAGAGCACGCGCTGTTCATGGCGCTGCGCAAGCACGATTTCCCCGCCTTCGCCGAACAGCAGTTGAAGGAGCGCCAGGCGGCCGCGATGCCGCCCTTCGCCTTCCAGGCCGTGCTGCGCGCCGAAGGCCGCACGCAGGAAGTGGCGCAGCAATTCCTGCAAGCCGCGGCCGACGCGGCGCCGGGCCTGGACGGCAGCAGCCACGTGTTCGTCTATGCGCCGGTGCCGATGACCGTGCAGCGGGTCGCCAACGTGGAGCGCGCGCAGCTGCTGGTGGAAAGCACGTCGCGCCCGGCGCTGCAGGCTTTCCTCGCGGCCTGGCAGCCGGTGCTGCAGGAGCAGCGCATCCGCGGCCTGATCCGCTGGGCGGTGGACGTCGATCCGCTGGTGATCTAA
- a CDS encoding amidase produces the protein MTEELWRLPASTLAARYRAGTLSPVELAQACLARIDAVNPRLNAIIARRDAALLADARASRQRHAQGRPLSMLDGVPVSIKDNLLTTDLPTTWGTPALRDFRSPVEELAVQRLRAAGALLPGKTNVPEFTLEGVTLNPLHGVTRNPWAPALTPGGSSGGAAAAVAAGMGPLALGTDGGGSIRRPAAHCGLVGLKPGLGTVPRVHTLPPLLLDFEEVGPLARNVADLRLALEVLQSAPLPPWARRRLRILYAERIGPHPLDPQIAASVGAALAQFAALGHALTPAAFPLDLTAFDRFWPQVPAIALAGLFEQKPDWAAAASPRWRELAASGAELPRGRAQEITREVDALRAAADALFSTCDVLATPTTAALPWPVEERFPPRIAGLEAGPRGHAVYTGWVNAAGLPALSLPCRPSEEGLPIGLQLVGPRGSEALLLALGEAFEQLAPWAQRWPDC, from the coding sequence ATGACTGAAGAACTGTGGCGGCTGCCGGCCAGCACGCTGGCGGCGCGCTATCGCGCCGGCACCTTGTCGCCGGTGGAGCTTGCCCAAGCCTGTCTCGCGCGCATCGATGCAGTGAACCCGCGCCTGAATGCCATCATCGCGCGGCGCGACGCGGCCCTGCTCGCCGACGCCCGCGCCTCGCGCCAGCGCCACGCGCAGGGCCGGCCACTGTCCATGCTGGACGGCGTGCCGGTGAGCATCAAGGACAACCTGCTGACCACCGACCTGCCCACCACCTGGGGCACGCCGGCCCTGCGCGATTTCCGCAGCCCGGTGGAGGAACTGGCGGTGCAGCGCCTGCGCGCGGCCGGTGCGCTGCTGCCAGGCAAGACCAACGTCCCCGAGTTCACGCTGGAAGGCGTCACGCTGAATCCGCTGCACGGCGTGACACGCAACCCCTGGGCGCCGGCGCTCACGCCCGGCGGCTCCAGCGGCGGCGCGGCCGCGGCCGTCGCCGCCGGCATGGGCCCGCTGGCCCTGGGCACCGACGGCGGCGGCTCGATCCGCCGGCCCGCGGCCCATTGCGGGCTGGTCGGCCTGAAGCCCGGACTGGGGACCGTGCCGCGCGTGCACACGCTGCCGCCGCTGTTGCTGGATTTCGAAGAAGTCGGCCCGCTGGCGCGCAACGTGGCGGACTTGCGGCTCGCACTCGAAGTGCTGCAGTCCGCGCCGCTGCCGCCGTGGGCCAGGCGACGGCTTCGCATCCTCTACGCCGAGCGCATCGGGCCGCACCCGCTCGACCCGCAGATCGCCGCCTCGGTCGGCGCAGCGCTGGCGCAGTTCGCGGCGCTGGGCCACGCGCTCACGCCCGCTGCGTTTCCGCTGGATCTCACCGCCTTCGACCGCTTCTGGCCACAAGTGCCGGCCATTGCGCTCGCGGGCTTGTTCGAGCAGAAGCCGGACTGGGCCGCGGCGGCGTCGCCGCGCTGGCGCGAACTGGCAGCCAGCGGCGCCGAGCTGCCGCGAGGCCGCGCGCAGGAGATCACGCGAGAAGTCGATGCGCTGCGTGCCGCAGCGGACGCGCTGTTCTCCACCTGCGACGTGCTGGCGACACCGACCACGGCGGCCCTGCCCTGGCCGGTGGAAGAGCGCTTCCCACCCCGCATCGCGGGGCTGGAGGCCGGCCCGCGCGGCCACGCCGTCTACACGGGCTGGGTGAATGCGGCGGGACTGCCGGCGCTGTCGCTGCCTTGCCGCCCCTCCGAGGAAGGCCTGCCGATCGGCCTGCAGCTGGTCGGGCCGCGCGGCAGCGAAGCGCTGCTGCTGGCGCTGGGCGAGGCTTTCGAGCAGCTCGCGCCGTGGGCCCAGCGCTGGCCGGATTGCTGA
- a CDS encoding MaoC family dehydratase: MPGLYFQDFEVGQRFDHEWTRTVTEMDNVLFSTLTMNVQPLHLDAHFSAQTEFRKPIVNSLFTLGLVIGMTVNDTTFRTTIANLGMGDTRFPNPVFAGDTIHVKTEVLSKRESKSRPEAGIIEFEHTGYNQDGKVICACKRAALMHKRPAQA, encoded by the coding sequence ATGCCCGGTCTGTATTTCCAGGATTTCGAGGTCGGCCAGCGCTTCGACCACGAGTGGACGCGCACCGTCACCGAGATGGACAACGTGCTTTTCAGCACGCTCACGATGAACGTGCAGCCGCTGCACCTCGACGCGCACTTCTCGGCGCAGACCGAGTTCAGGAAGCCGATCGTCAACAGCCTGTTCACGCTGGGGCTGGTGATCGGCATGACGGTCAACGACACGACCTTCCGCACCACCATCGCCAACCTCGGCATGGGCGACACGCGCTTTCCCAACCCGGTGTTCGCCGGCGACACCATCCACGTGAAGACGGAAGTGCTGTCCAAGCGCGAGAGCAAGTCGCGGCCCGAAGCCGGCATCATCGAGTTCGAGCACACCGGCTACAACCAGGACGGCAAGGTGATCTGCGCCTGCAAGCGGGCGGCGCTGATGCACAAGCGTCCGGCGCAGGCATGA
- a CDS encoding amino acid ABC transporter ATP-binding protein: MSPIVEIESLRKSYGATEVLKGIDLQVGRGEVIAIIGRSGSGKSTLLRCVNGLEAFQSGGLTVNGQALKHDDAAAMRALRQQVGMIFQGFNLFPHLSAGRNVMLAPTLVKKKDKGEAEKQARRLLQRVGLAEKFGAMPEHLSGGQQQRVAIARALAMEPAVLLCDEITSALDPELVGEVLQVVESLAAEGMTLLMVTHEMGFARKVSDRIVFMHQGRVHEAGEPQAVFGSPQTAELKSFLSSLHD; this comes from the coding sequence ATGTCGCCCATCGTTGAAATCGAATCGCTGCGCAAGTCCTACGGCGCCACCGAGGTGCTGAAAGGCATCGACCTGCAGGTGGGCCGCGGCGAAGTGATCGCCATCATCGGCCGCAGCGGCTCCGGCAAGAGCACGCTCCTGCGCTGCGTCAACGGCCTGGAGGCTTTCCAGTCCGGCGGGCTCACCGTCAACGGCCAGGCGCTGAAGCACGACGACGCGGCCGCCATGCGCGCGCTGCGCCAGCAGGTGGGCATGATCTTCCAGGGCTTCAACCTGTTCCCGCACCTCAGCGCAGGCCGCAACGTGATGCTGGCGCCCACGCTGGTGAAGAAGAAGGACAAGGGCGAGGCCGAGAAGCAGGCGCGCCGCCTGCTGCAGCGCGTGGGCCTGGCGGAGAAGTTCGGCGCGATGCCGGAGCACCTGTCCGGCGGCCAGCAGCAACGCGTGGCGATCGCGCGGGCGCTGGCGATGGAGCCCGCGGTGCTGCTGTGCGACGAGATCACCAGCGCGCTCGACCCCGAGCTCGTGGGCGAGGTGCTGCAGGTGGTGGAAAGCCTGGCCGCCGAAGGCATGACCCTGCTGATGGTGACGCACGAGATGGGCTTCGCGCGCAAGGTCAGCGACCGCATCGTCTTCATGCACCAGGGCCGCGTGCACGAAGCCGGCGAGCCGCAGGCCGTGTTCGGCAGCCCGCAGACGGCGGAACTGAAAAGCTTCCTCTCCAGCCTGCATGACTGA
- the hemE gene encoding uroporphyrinogen decarboxylase: MAFPPLANDTFLRACLRQATPYTPLWLMRQAGRYLPEYKATRARAGSFMGLATNVQYATEVTLQPLERFPLDAAILFSDILTVPDAMGLGLSFAEGEGPKLARPLRDEAAVAALQVPDLENLRYVFDAVTSIRHALKGRVPLIGFSGSPWTLACYMVEGGGSADDWRGVKAMLYSRPDLMHRILEVNAEAVAAYLNAQIDAGAQAVMVFDSWGGALSHRAFLEFSLPYTARVLSKLKQAKDGATIPRIVFTKGGGLWLPQMEQLDCNVLGVDWTVNLAQARAQVGASKALQGNLDPAVLFAPPEQVAAEARRVLEEFGTPHQGAGTGPTHIFNLGHGISQHTPPEHVHALVEAVHAHSAHMRLASAS; encoded by the coding sequence ATGGCTTTCCCCCCGCTCGCGAACGACACCTTCCTGCGCGCCTGCCTGCGCCAGGCCACGCCCTACACCCCGCTGTGGCTGATGCGCCAGGCCGGGCGCTACCTGCCGGAATACAAGGCGACGCGGGCCCGGGCGGGCAGCTTCATGGGCCTGGCCACCAACGTGCAGTACGCGACCGAAGTCACGCTGCAACCGCTGGAGCGCTTCCCGCTGGACGCGGCCATCCTGTTCTCCGACATCCTGACCGTGCCCGACGCCATGGGTCTGGGGCTGAGCTTCGCCGAGGGCGAGGGCCCGAAGCTCGCGCGCCCGCTGCGCGACGAAGCGGCGGTGGCCGCGCTGCAGGTGCCGGACCTCGAGAACCTGCGCTACGTGTTCGACGCGGTGACTTCCATTCGCCATGCGCTGAAAGGCCGCGTGCCCCTGATCGGCTTTTCCGGCAGCCCCTGGACCCTGGCCTGCTACATGGTCGAAGGCGGCGGCTCGGCCGACGACTGGCGCGGCGTCAAGGCCATGCTGTACAGCCGGCCCGACCTGATGCACCGCATCCTGGAAGTGAACGCCGAAGCGGTGGCGGCCTATCTCAACGCGCAGATCGACGCCGGCGCCCAGGCCGTGATGGTGTTCGACAGCTGGGGCGGCGCACTGTCGCACCGCGCCTTCCTCGAATTCAGCCTGCCTTACACGGCGCGAGTGCTCTCCAAGCTGAAGCAGGCGAAGGATGGCGCGACCATCCCGCGCATCGTCTTCACCAAGGGCGGCGGGCTATGGCTGCCGCAGATGGAGCAGCTGGATTGCAATGTGCTGGGCGTGGACTGGACGGTGAACCTGGCCCAGGCGCGCGCGCAGGTGGGCGCCAGCAAGGCCTTGCAGGGCAACCTCGATCCCGCGGTGCTGTTTGCCCCGCCGGAGCAGGTGGCCGCCGAAGCGCGCCGCGTGCTGGAGGAGTTCGGCACGCCGCACCAGGGCGCGGGCACCGGCCCCACGCACATCTTCAACCTGGGCCACGGCATCAGCCAGCACACGCCGCCGGAACACGTGCATGCGCTGGTGGAAGCAGTGCATGCGCATTCCGCGCACATGCGGCTTGCAAGCGCTTCGTAA
- a CDS encoding amino acid ABC transporter permease: MIDFSLWDVVRNLLLAARWTVALSLIAFIGGGVVGLALLVLRLTGSRWAEAFVGAYVQVFQGTPLLMQLFLAYFGIALFGINVSPWTAASVALTLYTSAFLAEIWRGCVAAVPKGQWEAARSLALDFHEQLRHVILPQALRIAVPPTVGFLVQVVKGTALASVIGFVELTKAGTMITNATFRPFLVYGCVALLYFALCYPVSLYARGLEKKLNVAHR; this comes from the coding sequence ATGATCGATTTCTCACTGTGGGACGTGGTGCGCAACCTGCTGCTGGCCGCGCGCTGGACGGTGGCGCTGTCGCTGATCGCCTTCATCGGCGGCGGCGTTGTCGGCCTCGCGCTGCTGGTGCTGCGGCTCACGGGCTCGCGCTGGGCCGAGGCTTTCGTCGGCGCCTACGTGCAGGTGTTCCAGGGCACGCCGCTGCTGATGCAGCTGTTCCTGGCCTACTTCGGCATCGCGCTGTTCGGCATCAACGTGTCGCCCTGGACGGCAGCGTCCGTGGCGCTGACGCTCTACACCAGCGCCTTCCTCGCCGAGATCTGGCGCGGCTGCGTCGCCGCCGTGCCCAAGGGCCAGTGGGAAGCGGCGCGCAGCCTGGCGCTGGACTTCCACGAGCAGTTGCGCCACGTGATCCTGCCGCAGGCGCTGCGCATCGCCGTGCCGCCCACCGTCGGTTTCCTGGTGCAGGTGGTGAAGGGCACGGCGCTCGCCAGCGTCATCGGCTTCGTCGAGCTCACCAAGGCCGGGACCATGATCACCAACGCCACCTTCCGGCCCTTCCTGGTGTACGGCTGCGTGGCCCTCCTCTATTTCGCCTTGTGCTACCCCGTGAGCCTCTATGCGCGCGGGCTGGAGAAGAAGCTGAATGTCGCCCATCGTTGA
- a CDS encoding CoA-binding protein, with the protein MNTIRDLRRILATCRTIAVVGLSPQWHRPSFFAAKYMREHGYRIVPVNPTAPEILGQRSYPSVTAAAEAGIQIDMVDCFRKSSDIPPIADEAIAIGAKCLWMQIGVIDEASAAKARAAGLDVVMDRCVKIEHARLFGGLNWAGVNTKVISARRPQQLFY; encoded by the coding sequence ATGAACACCATCCGCGACCTGCGCCGCATCCTGGCCACCTGCCGGACGATCGCGGTGGTGGGGCTGTCACCGCAGTGGCATCGCCCCAGCTTCTTCGCCGCCAAGTACATGCGGGAGCACGGCTACCGCATCGTGCCGGTGAACCCCACCGCGCCCGAGATCCTGGGGCAGCGCAGCTATCCCAGCGTAACCGCGGCCGCCGAAGCAGGCATCCAGATCGACATGGTGGACTGCTTCCGCAAGAGCAGCGACATCCCGCCGATCGCGGACGAAGCCATCGCCATCGGCGCGAAGTGCCTGTGGATGCAGATCGGCGTCATCGACGAAGCCTCGGCCGCCAAGGCGCGCGCCGCGGGTCTGGACGTGGTGATGGACCGCTGCGTGAAGATCGAACATGCGCGCCTGTTCGGCGGGCTCAACTGGGCCGGGGTGAACACCAAGGTCATCTCCGCGCGTCGCCCGCAACAACTCTTCTACTGA